The following proteins are co-located in the Streptococcus anginosus genome:
- a CDS encoding LacI family DNA-binding transcriptional regulator, with product MTNIREIAELSGYSVSSVSRVLNNPPYVSDEAREKILQIVRELDYTPNLVAKELSLGNTYKVGVVIPHVRHTYFTKLINGMLDQAQRSAYNLLLLPSQYDKELELQYLEQLRGQAFDHLIFTSRSIGLETIASYAKYGNIVCLETVNHSQLSSVYVDRKPACREAFRWLKELGYQHLALVFTRKDKRSSTYRMVREAYDEVYGSEHEPVIIEGVTIEEDAYQKAQELWNHPEIDCIQMEMTWQQALCRLMKKLENSSPSSWGKKTCWLDGSWVSLPYTTKSYQLGQESFEQVLSEEKKTIVLKSEFIQR from the coding sequence ATGACCAATATTCGAGAAATAGCGGAGTTGAGTGGCTATTCGGTGTCTAGTGTATCGCGCGTGCTCAACAATCCCCCATATGTGTCAGACGAGGCACGGGAGAAAATCCTGCAAATTGTCAGAGAACTAGACTATACTCCAAATCTAGTCGCAAAAGAACTGAGTTTGGGCAACACTTATAAAGTGGGTGTAGTCATTCCTCATGTGCGTCACACTTATTTTACCAAGCTCATCAACGGTATGTTGGATCAAGCGCAGAGAAGTGCCTATAATTTGCTGCTTTTGCCGTCTCAGTATGACAAAGAACTAGAGCTTCAGTACCTGGAACAATTGCGAGGTCAGGCTTTTGATCATTTGATTTTCACCTCACGAAGCATAGGTTTGGAAACCATTGCTTCCTATGCTAAGTACGGAAATATTGTCTGCTTAGAAACGGTAAATCATTCTCAACTGAGTAGTGTCTATGTGGATCGCAAACCAGCTTGTAGAGAAGCTTTTCGCTGGTTGAAAGAACTGGGTTATCAGCATTTAGCCCTTGTTTTCACTCGTAAAGACAAACGCAGTTCCACCTATCGTATGGTCAGAGAGGCTTATGATGAAGTCTACGGATCGGAACATGAACCGGTGATTATCGAAGGAGTTACGATAGAAGAGGATGCTTATCAGAAAGCTCAGGAACTATGGAACCACCCGGAGATTGACTGTATTCAAATGGAGATGACATGGCAGCAGGCTTTATGCAGGCTTATGAAGAAGCTGGAAAACAGCTCCCCTTCATCATGGGGCAAGAAAACATGCTGGCTGGACGGCTCTTGGGTCTCTCTACCATATACAACAAAGTCCTATCAGCTGGGTCAGGAAAGTTTCGAGCAGGTTTTATCTGAAGAGAAAAAAACCATTGTGCTCAAATCAGAGTTTATCCAGCGATAA
- a CDS encoding flavodoxin encodes MAKTIVLYFSKTGTTEKVAEVIASKLGADVYQIVEAVPYTNADLNWNNPTSRANIEQGDESARPTYKGELPDLTSYDQVIIGHPIWWGRPPRIIQTVMENLNLAGKRVATFTTSGGSTYSEAQAVIDQMVKNSARGRVLSNQTEATKWLASIGF; translated from the coding sequence ATGGCAAAAACAATTGTTCTTTATTTTTCAAAAACAGGCACGACTGAAAAAGTAGCAGAAGTCATTGCTAGTAAATTAGGTGCTGATGTCTACCAAATCGTAGAAGCTGTTCCTTATACGAATGCCGACTTGAATTGGAATAATCCAACAAGTCGCGCTAATATCGAACAAGGCGATGAAAGTGCTCGTCCTACCTATAAAGGCGAGCTACCTGACTTGACATCGTATGACCAAGTCATTATTGGCCATCCAATTTGGTGGGGACGTCCGCCACGTATTATTCAGACAGTAATGGAAAATCTGAATTTAGCTGGCAAACGGGTTGCAACTTTTACAACTTCTGGTGGCTCTACTTATAGTGAAGCTCAAGCGGTCATTGATCAAATGGTGAAAAATAGCGCTCGAGGGCGTGTATTGTCTAACCAAACAGAAGCCACTAAATGGTTAGCGAGTATTGGATTTTAA
- a CDS encoding TetR/AcrR family transcriptional regulator: MKRNTAELKERLIQTGIKEIEDHGIDQLSLRTVAKSCGVTHGTPYRHFESKENYLKVVLKRLSAFLNQEIQKKIDWKAYARNQLAQMGFNFIIFAKDYPYFFEALFIKFPFKYMKVTQDTISLDSDLPGFAAFKRIVLELRKEEGFTNSEAETLFHFWSFISGLAVLANSPIGRDLDNKAIQTNIEHMLDVYIKGERS; this comes from the coding sequence ATGAAACGAAATACGGCAGAGTTAAAAGAAAGACTGATCCAGACGGGGATTAAAGAGATTGAAGACCATGGTATCGACCAGCTATCACTGAGGACTGTCGCTAAATCCTGCGGTGTTACTCACGGCACTCCTTACCGGCATTTTGAAAGTAAAGAAAACTATTTAAAAGTCGTTTTAAAACGCCTTTCTGCTTTTCTCAACCAAGAGATCCAAAAAAAGATCGATTGGAAGGCTTATGCACGAAATCAACTGGCCCAAATGGGATTTAACTTCATCATCTTTGCGAAGGATTACCCCTATTTCTTTGAAGCCCTCTTTATTAAATTTCCTTTTAAGTATATGAAAGTCACTCAGGATACTATTTCGCTGGATTCTGATTTGCCAGGATTCGCTGCATTTAAACGGATTGTTTTAGAGCTTCGTAAGGAGGAAGGCTTTACCAACAGCGAAGCTGAAACACTGTTTCACTTTTGGAGTTTTATTTCAGGTCTTGCTGTTTTGGCGAACAGTCCCATTGGACGTGACCTTGACAACAAAGCCATCCAGACTAACATTGAGCATATGCTTGATGTCTATATAAAAGGAGAACGGTCATGA
- a CDS encoding 5'-nucleotidase, lipoprotein e(P4) family, whose amino-acid sequence MKSSKATITIFSALASVILLTSCGTKTTDNKATQSNTSDSKVTMTYDQLRSRENTMSTLWYQKSDEAKALYLQGYNVATNRLKELLQKPTDKPYSIVLDLDETVLDNSPYQVQNVKDGTAFNPKNWDAWVKKASAKAVPGAKEFLQYAHQNGVQIYYVSDRDASQVDATIKNLEKEGIPVQGKDHLMFLEKGVKSKEGRRQKVQETTNLVMLLGDNLVDFADFSKTSAEERSKKLEELKNEFGGKFIIFPNPMYGSWESTVYNGKKLDAKGQTEERQKALEGYKK is encoded by the coding sequence ATGAAATCATCTAAAGCCACAATCACAATTTTCTCTGCTCTTGCTTCGGTTATTTTATTGACCAGCTGTGGAACGAAGACGACAGACAATAAGGCTACGCAAAGTAACACATCTGACAGTAAAGTCACCATGACTTATGACCAATTGCGGTCAAGGGAAAATACCATGTCCACTCTTTGGTATCAAAAGTCAGATGAAGCTAAAGCGCTGTACCTGCAAGGTTATAATGTTGCAACGAATCGTTTGAAAGAATTGCTGCAAAAACCGACAGATAAGCCTTACTCAATCGTTCTTGACTTAGATGAAACAGTATTAGACAACAGTCCTTATCAAGTTCAAAATGTCAAAGACGGTACGGCCTTTAATCCTAAAAATTGGGATGCATGGGTGAAAAAAGCTTCAGCTAAGGCAGTTCCTGGTGCCAAAGAATTTCTCCAATATGCACATCAAAACGGTGTTCAAATTTACTATGTTTCTGACCGTGATGCGAGCCAGGTAGACGCGACAATTAAGAATTTGGAAAAGGAAGGTATTCCAGTACAAGGGAAAGATCATTTGATGTTTTTAGAAAAAGGTGTGAAATCAAAAGAAGGTCGCCGTCAGAAAGTACAAGAAACGACGAATTTGGTCATGCTTTTAGGTGATAACCTCGTTGACTTTGCGGATTTCTCAAAAACATCAGCAGAAGAACGTAGTAAGAAATTAGAAGAATTAAAGAACGAATTCGGTGGAAAGTTCATCATCTTCCCAAATCCAATGTACGGTTCATGGGAAAGCACTGTTTATAACGGTAAAAAATTAGATGCGAAAGGTCAAACTGAAGAACGTCAAAAAGCATTAGAAGGATATAAAAAATAA
- a CDS encoding pullulanase, which translates to MKKVYRLQSRTAEKRQHFGIRRLKVGVASIAISASVFLAGNVLAQAEEANSFENTSIETVRPTSPTSERSDKVEVTNHQAVVSEKSENQGQATNSLSATPSVANSSRTASTEGSSSEKLDLTQARSVRENTPASTTDSSTEVQSTEKETAQAAEEKTATKPVEKVASDATPAKEDKIEEGSIRLHFKTLPSENLASLGLWTWDDVETPSSQKGSWPTGATSFSMAKKDDYGYYLDVKMAQKRSKISLLINNPAGTNLTGDKTIELLSPNMNEVWFDKDYNLHTYEPLKEGMVRINYYRTDGNYDKKSLWLWGDVENPSKNWPDGVDFEKTGKYGRYVDVPLKDAAKAIGFLLLDESKSGDDVKIQPQDYNLTNLKKNSQIFLRDVDPNIYTNPYFVNDIRMTGAQHVSLTEIEATFSTLENAKKEDILKNLKITDKDSKEVVVKDIVLDPKTKKAKIIGDFGQAQAPYKVKYGNDQFKTSMNWQLKDILYKYDGELGARVSQKGTKVDVTFWSPSADQVDLVVYDKNDQNKVVGKVAMTKGEAGTWKTTLTSQTNLGIKDYRGYFYHYEITRGDKKVLALDPYAKSLAAWNSEDAEKGESYKIAKAAFVDPSELGPKNLTYANIPGFKSREDAVIYEAHVRDFTSDAAISKDLKSQFGTFSAFVEKLDYLKELGVTHIQLLPVLSYYFVNELKNAERLDKYASSNSNYNWGYDPQNYFSLTGMYSTNPTDPAKRIEEFKNLVHEIHKRGMGVIMDVVYNHTAKTSIFEDLEPNYYHFMDADGTPRTSFGGGRLGTTHYMSRRVLVDSIKYLTSEYKVDGFRFDMMGDHDAESIQKAYEEAKKLNPNLVMLGEGWKTYAGDENKPVQPADQSWMKSTDTVGVFSDDIRNTLKSGYPNEGSPAFITGGKRNVEDVFKNIKAQPTNFEADDPGDVIQYIAAHDNLTLFDVIAQSIKKDPAIAANNQEIHRRLRLGNLMILTSQGTSFLHSGQEYGRTKQFRDPAYKYPVSEDKVPNKSHLLTNADGTPFEYPYFIHDSYDSSDAVNHFDWTKATNSDKFPENTKSRDYVKGLIALRKSTDAFTRKTKAEVDQNVTLITQPGKDGVEKEDTVLGYQVVASNGDIYAVFVNADNKERKFNFGEAYKHLANAQVVVDGNTAGVTAISNPAGVTLGADGVTLAPLTATILRIQKNSKPNQEKPDQEKPKEEQNQTKPSTPKGESGQTTTSSTQSNTSASQTQQQQVGAGKADKTLPSTGTTISIAGVLAGIGLLLSSVVVLKKKK; encoded by the coding sequence ATGAAGAAAGTTTATCGTTTACAATCTCGAACAGCTGAGAAGCGTCAGCATTTTGGAATCCGCAGATTAAAAGTAGGGGTAGCGTCTATTGCTATTTCTGCTAGTGTCTTTTTGGCGGGGAATGTCTTAGCGCAAGCAGAGGAAGCAAATAGTTTCGAAAACACATCTATTGAAACGGTGCGACCAACATCACCAACAAGTGAGCGATCTGATAAAGTAGAAGTGACGAATCATCAAGCAGTCGTTTCGGAAAAGTCGGAAAATCAAGGGCAAGCAACCAACTCGCTTTCGGCAACACCTAGTGTTGCCAATTCTTCGCGTACAGCTTCAACTGAGGGAAGCTCATCAGAAAAACTTGACTTGACTCAAGCTCGCTCCGTAAGAGAAAATACCCCAGCTTCAACGACGGATTCAAGTACGGAAGTTCAATCTACGGAGAAGGAAACTGCACAAGCAGCAGAAGAAAAAACGGCAACGAAGCCTGTTGAGAAAGTTGCATCAGATGCGACACCAGCTAAAGAAGACAAAATTGAAGAGGGCAGCATTCGTCTGCATTTTAAGACACTTCCGTCGGAGAATTTAGCTAGTCTTGGCTTGTGGACCTGGGATGATGTGGAGACACCTTCCAGCCAAAAAGGCAGCTGGCCGACAGGAGCAACTAGCTTTTCAATGGCTAAAAAGGATGATTATGGCTATTATCTTGATGTCAAAATGGCACAAAAACGGAGTAAAATTAGTCTCTTAATCAATAATCCAGCAGGTACAAATCTAACAGGTGACAAGACGATTGAATTGCTCAGCCCGAATATGAACGAGGTCTGGTTTGACAAGGATTACAATCTTCATACCTATGAGCCTCTAAAAGAGGGCATGGTGCGAATCAATTATTATCGGACAGACGGGAATTATGACAAGAAGTCTCTTTGGCTTTGGGGAGATGTGGAAAATCCTAGCAAAAATTGGCCTGACGGAGTGGATTTCGAAAAAACAGGCAAGTATGGTCGCTATGTAGATGTTCCTTTAAAAGATGCTGCAAAAGCAATTGGTTTTCTGCTTTTAGATGAAAGCAAATCAGGTGACGATGTGAAGATTCAACCGCAGGATTATAATCTGACAAATTTGAAGAAAAACAGTCAAATTTTCCTCCGAGATGTAGATCCGAATATTTATACCAATCCGTATTTTGTCAATGATATCCGCATGACAGGTGCTCAGCATGTCAGCCTGACGGAGATTGAAGCAACTTTCTCAACCCTTGAAAATGCCAAAAAGGAAGATATTCTTAAGAATCTAAAAATTACAGACAAGGACAGTAAAGAAGTGGTTGTGAAAGACATTGTGCTTGATCCCAAAACAAAGAAAGCAAAAATCATAGGAGACTTTGGACAAGCGCAAGCTCCTTATAAGGTAAAGTATGGCAACGACCAATTTAAAACCAGTATGAATTGGCAGTTGAAGGACATTCTCTACAAATATGATGGTGAATTGGGTGCGCGTGTTAGCCAAAAAGGCACGAAAGTGGATGTTACCTTTTGGTCACCAAGTGCGGATCAGGTAGATTTGGTTGTTTATGATAAAAATGATCAGAACAAAGTAGTTGGTAAGGTAGCGATGACAAAAGGAGAAGCTGGTACTTGGAAGACAACATTGACATCGCAAACAAATCTAGGAATTAAGGATTATCGCGGTTATTTCTATCATTATGAAATTACGCGCGGTGATAAAAAAGTACTAGCTTTGGATCCATATGCCAAATCTTTGGCAGCTTGGAACAGCGAAGATGCCGAAAAAGGTGAGTCTTACAAGATCGCAAAGGCAGCTTTTGTTGACCCAAGTGAGCTTGGTCCGAAAAATCTGACCTATGCGAACATTCCAGGCTTCAAGAGTAGGGAGGATGCAGTTATCTACGAAGCGCATGTCCGTGATTTTACTTCTGACGCAGCTATTTCTAAGGATTTGAAGTCTCAATTTGGAACATTCTCAGCTTTCGTTGAAAAATTGGATTATTTAAAAGAACTTGGGGTTACTCATATTCAGTTGCTGCCGGTTTTAAGTTATTATTTTGTCAATGAATTGAAAAATGCCGAAAGATTGGACAAGTATGCTTCTAGCAATAGCAACTACAACTGGGGTTATGATCCACAAAACTACTTCTCCTTGACAGGAATGTATTCAACCAATCCGACAGATCCAGCTAAGCGCATTGAAGAATTTAAAAATCTTGTTCATGAAATTCACAAGCGCGGAATGGGTGTGATTATGGATGTGGTTTATAATCACACGGCAAAGACCTCTATTTTTGAAGATTTAGAGCCGAATTACTATCACTTTATGGATGCAGACGGCACTCCTAGAACTAGTTTTGGTGGTGGACGTTTGGGAACGACGCACTACATGAGTCGTCGTGTTTTGGTGGATTCTATCAAATATTTGACGAGCGAATACAAAGTGGATGGCTTCCGTTTTGATATGATGGGAGATCACGATGCAGAATCCATTCAAAAAGCGTATGAGGAGGCTAAAAAGCTCAATCCAAATCTGGTGATGCTAGGTGAGGGGTGGAAGACTTACGCTGGAGATGAAAATAAACCAGTCCAACCAGCGGATCAATCTTGGATGAAATCTACCGATACAGTCGGTGTATTCTCAGATGATATTCGAAATACCTTGAAATCTGGTTATCCGAACGAAGGATCGCCTGCCTTTATCACAGGTGGAAAACGCAATGTCGAAGATGTTTTCAAAAACATCAAAGCACAACCAACGAATTTTGAAGCAGATGATCCGGGAGATGTGATTCAGTACATTGCTGCGCATGATAATTTGACCCTCTTTGATGTGATTGCTCAATCTATTAAAAAAGATCCAGCTATCGCAGCGAACAATCAAGAAATTCACCGTCGCCTGCGTTTGGGCAATCTAATGATCCTTACTTCTCAAGGGACGTCATTCCTTCACTCTGGACAAGAATACGGACGAACCAAGCAATTCCGTGACCCTGCTTATAAATATCCGGTTTCAGAAGACAAAGTACCAAATAAATCACACCTGCTGACCAATGCGGACGGCACACCATTTGAATATCCTTACTTTATCCACGACTCTTATGATTCGAGCGATGCAGTCAATCATTTTGACTGGACGAAGGCAACAAACAGTGACAAATTCCCTGAAAATACGAAGAGCCGCGACTATGTGAAAGGGCTGATTGCTTTGCGGAAGTCAACAGATGCCTTTACACGCAAGACCAAAGCCGAAGTCGATCAAAATGTTACTTTAATCACTCAGCCGGGTAAAGACGGGGTTGAAAAAGAGGATACAGTTCTTGGCTACCAAGTTGTGGCTTCAAATGGAGACATTTATGCTGTCTTTGTTAATGCGGATAACAAGGAGCGGAAGTTTAACTTTGGCGAAGCCTACAAGCATTTGGCAAATGCTCAAGTCGTGGTAGACGGTAATACCGCAGGGGTAACGGCTATTTCAAATCCAGCTGGTGTGACCTTAGGAGCAGACGGGGTTACCTTAGCACCATTAACAGCGACGATTTTACGCATTCAAAAAAATAGCAAACCAAATCAAGAAAAACCAGATCAAGAAAAACCAAAAGAAGAACAAAATCAAACCAAGCCTTCTACGCCGAAAGGAGAGTCTGGTCAAACAACGACTTCGTCAACACAGTCAAATACTTCAGCTAGTCAGACGCAGCAACAGCAAGTAGGAGCTGGAAAAGCAGATAAGACTTTACCGTCCACAGGGACGACAATTTCCATTGCTGGCGTGCTAGCAGGAATTGGCTTGTTGTTATCAAGTGTAGTTGTCCTTAAGAAAAAGAAATAA
- a CDS encoding Cof-type HAD-IIB family hydrolase, with amino-acid sequence MQTRTIKRIFTDMDGALLNSKGQVSERNARRIRRAAIPITLVSTRAPMEMREAIELLDLQVPQVGFNGGLIYEIVNHQIRPLHIKIIFKQTAATILQAVRQHFPQVSLSYYDLNHWYCDTVDEGIRYEYDLTHQAPTQVHDEDCFLSACDNLFKIMMISFEEEEMQDLQTYLNSLGLTSVTILRSGRFYLEITSKEARKSSGIDYISWKENLKKEETAAFGDGHNDIPMLEMVGFPIVMANAFKDVKAHAFKITKSNDEDGVGYGIHRYLVS; translated from the coding sequence ATGCAAACAAGAACGATTAAACGTATTTTTACTGATATGGATGGGGCGCTTTTAAATTCAAAGGGGCAAGTTTCCGAAAGGAATGCCAGACGCATTCGCAGAGCAGCTATTCCGATTACGCTGGTCTCTACGCGTGCGCCAATGGAGATGCGTGAGGCTATTGAATTGTTGGATTTGCAAGTTCCGCAAGTGGGCTTTAATGGTGGTTTAATTTATGAGATTGTCAATCATCAAATTCGTCCGCTGCACATCAAGATTATTTTCAAGCAGACTGCGGCAACGATTTTACAGGCTGTGCGGCAGCATTTTCCACAGGTCAGTCTCAGTTATTATGACTTGAATCATTGGTATTGTGATACAGTAGATGAAGGGATTCGTTACGAATACGACTTGACTCATCAGGCACCGACTCAGGTTCATGATGAAGATTGTTTTCTTTCAGCTTGTGATAATCTGTTTAAAATCATGATGATTAGCTTTGAAGAGGAAGAAATGCAAGATTTGCAGACTTATCTGAATAGTCTAGGACTAACTAGTGTTACAATTCTGCGTTCTGGTCGGTTTTATTTAGAAATCACTAGCAAAGAAGCTCGAAAATCATCAGGGATTGATTACATTAGTTGGAAAGAAAATCTAAAAAAAGAAGAAACGGCTGCCTTTGGTGACGGTCACAATGACATTCCGATGCTAGAAATGGTTGGTTTTCCGATTGTCATGGCCAATGCCTTTAAGGATGTGAAGGCACATGCTTTTAAAATTACCAAGAGTAACGATGAGGACGGAGTTGGTTACGGAATTCACAGGTATCTCGTCAGTTAA